A segment of the Gossypium hirsutum isolate 1008001.06 chromosome D10, Gossypium_hirsutum_v2.1, whole genome shotgun sequence genome:
CTTCATTATCCAAGATACACCATGAAGGATTATCAGAACATGCCTGAGTGGAAGCTTGATAGGCTTTTGGCTGAATATGGATTGTCAGCTACAGGTGATTTAGATTACAAGAGAAAGTTTGCAATGGGTGCTTTTCTTTGGCCTGATGATTTCCATGCTAACCAAAAGCCTAAGGCTTATTATGGTTATTAAGTAAAAcctttgataatatatatatataggttttgTAGTATTGTTTCATAATCTTGAATTCTGTATGTTCTAGTTTTACGTCTTCAAGAATCTTAAAAAGGTGTACCTGCCTTTGGTTCTTTGCTGATCATCTGgtgttttaatgaaaacatgTATACTCGTGTTTGATGCATAGTCTGAcatgatataataataaaacattctaAAGCATCATCAACTTATACATGAACttttaaaagaaatcaaatcTATTGTATACAACACTTATACTCGAGTTTGAGTATCACCCGAAAACACAGGCCCCTCAACAGGTCAATATCGCCCTTGATAGAAGTTTGTCACTTGACTCTAATGAAAGCTCAAGTGCTTGAGGCTGCAAGAATAGATAACAGGTTCAACAAAGCAGGAGCACTTTATTGGGACAGACCATACGTAGCACACAGCTACCTACCAAGAAAATGTGAGCATTTATGCTTGGTAGGGTTCAACATTTAAGGCACCACTTGAACCCGCCACCTCTTCAAGCAACTTCAGGCACTCAGGTTATCATTACACAGGTTATCATTACAGTCGAGCGACAACCCCGACCGGAGACAAGGAGTTGAAAATCCCTTAGCAAATATGTGCTTTATAGGTTTTGACACTTCTATATTCATATTGTATTCATGTTTCGGGTGAAAACCGTGCAGACTCCCAACTATTTTTTCGTAAAAGACTGCCAAATTGAAACGATGAACAGTTGATAAATAGTTCCGTAAAACACAACAGAGCTATTAATTTGCCCCAGAAATAACTGGTTAAGCAAAAACTGGACCGAATATACATTTCATCCTCCTTAAAGCAGAGTTACTTTTTACAGAGGGGGGAAAAGCAGTACAAGAACTAATATTAACATGAAATACATAATTGGGGTTTTGTTAAAATTGCAGTCCAGAGAAATATATGGATGTTAGTCCTACAAACAGTTCAAACACACTTACTGCTGGGATTTATCGCCTCCGAACACGCCTGTCGTTGGGATTCACCGGTTCAGCCACATGGACTTCTGCTGCTAGATCTATCCTGTACACACTGCTGCCACTCCTCTTCTTACTTGATAGCATACTTGCACACTCCTCGACAGATGCAAAGGCCTTCAATAGCTCCGACAACAAAGATGGGCAAGATTCCTCCAAGTGCCGGAACCCTTCTGATTGCATTACCGCTGCAGAACATTTGAAAAATACATTAGTTTAAGCAGTCACCACTGCCAAACAAGAAAATATGTTAGTttataatataacaattaatcgACCAGCCAtaagtaaattataaatatatatgcctGCGTGCATGCACACACAATAGAATTGATTGCAAGATAAATATCCAGCTCCAGTCCATTTCTCAGCATTTGGTAAGAAAACCATTTCCAATATCGTCATTACATCATAAAGAAGACACTGCAATTTTTCTCAGTCTATAGTCTGGATTTCAAGGGGACCAAAATTGAAAGACGAGCATGTAATAGGCAAATGACCGAATTACAACATGAAAAATGTGGTACAGAGGTGGATAGGCAGACATCCATGTCTATTTTTTTCTCCCTCTATCTATATTTCCCAGGTTCACAAATTTGTGGTTAACTCAATATCCCTTAGGCCTTAACCCTAAGGTTTGGCACTTGAAATATACGCATCTTCCCAGAGTTAGATATGCATGGGGAAACACCAAAAGACTTCTGAAGAGCAAACAACAGAAACCAAGTTTACAGAACATGAAATTTGCACCAGTAGTGTCTACAAACACATACCTCCCAAGTTTGCTGGAGTGGCAGCAAATTTCAAACATACGGCCTTAAGCTGTGAGCAATGGTGCTGCTCAGCAAGTGCAAGGGTCGTTGCCACAGTGTCGGCATTAAGTTTCTCACACAATTTTGCCTCGCACAACACTTTGAGCCTATCTAAATTGTACAGATCAGCGGCAGCTAAAAGATGCTGCACCATGTTGGTAGACATACACGTAGACCCAGAGCCTGTAATCTCTTGTATATCTGGAAACTTGTCAGAGTAAATAAACAAGAGCATTGCCTGGAAGAACAAGAAGCACACAAAAGGGGAAGGATGAATTAGCCAATAAATGAAAATAGCACATCTATAGAACCAATCTATACTTGGATCATTGCATCCAGGGAAATATAAGAACCACTATTTGTTGGATCATATTTCTAATTCAGTGAATCAAGAAAAAACATATATTCAGTATTATTAACATCAAGAGTTTGCTTACGCAACATAATCAATTCTAGGTTCATTCTTCAAATTCtgaaagaaagtaaaaaagaagCATCACCTTGAAGACAGAAGGCTCAACATCTTTCACAACTACTTTATCAATGTTAGGATCCCCAACAAGCCCAAAAAACTGTGCTCTAAAAACAGGTGAGCGAGCAGCAAGGATCAACTTATGTGCTTTAAATGCCTCATCCCCAACCTGAAAAGTTATATCACAACCAACTTCAGATTCTAACAAAGCTTTAAGGTTCTGACCCATGTCTGATGGCAATACATGAATAGAACACTGTTTCGGCCCCTCGAGGCGAGTTCTGACTACTCCAACAGTGCAGTTCATGATTAGGCAATCATCCTTTATATAGTCAGAACTTTCTAAAGTTGTTCTTCTATAGAAACGCTTGTAACCCCTGAATTGCatgaaagaaaatatataaatcaaTACCTTACTAAATAAGACCTGACAAATGGTTCCCTATATTATTGAAACATTTAGTTACTTATGCAGTGAATCTATGCGTAACAAATGATTTTAACATCTTAAGGGATGATCATAAGAATCTTCGCAACAAACTTCAAGCTCATGAAAATAAGATGAACATATTTCAATAACAATATGAATGGACACATATAAGATTTATAGCAAAACCAAATGGAAGTTACCAACATATCATTTTGTAGAAAATAGCCAAGTTACAGGTTACTACATCTAGAACTGTCCCCATTTTCATTTCCTCATTTTCGTCATTGGGTCTAGTCCATGGTTCACTTCAGTTCATACTAACAGCTTCTATGTGGCATTTAAATTTTACGAGAATGATACTTCTTAgacaatttaaataaatttcagTTCAATGCTTAGATTCTCGAACAAAATGTAAAAGAATTTGCCCTGCCCATGTCTATTAACCGAAGCCATATTTACCAATTCATTAAACAAAAGCATGTGAACAAATTATATCCCCTCAACCTCAAGTTCAACACCCCATTTTCCATAAAAAATTACCCAACAAGTAACTTAATAATTATAGCACGAATAAAAACACCAATTACCTTCGTAAATTATCAAATTCATTctcaaaaaaaacataaaattacgaacaaaaccctaaattccaaaaaaaaacacaaaattattACCACATGCTTCCTCTATACTTCAACGTATAAGGCCCACTCTCCAACGCTCGATCAAAGTGACTATGAACCTTATGCTTCCCTTTCCCACTCTGGTCCACAAGGGTAAGCTCAAAAAGTGCTCGTACATCGGTACCTTCACTAGCCAACGCAATGAAAACCGAAACATACATGGCGGTATCCTCCGGATTTTTACCGTCGGGGTAAAAGTAAACCGCCCAATCGTAACCTCCTACGGTGAAAATATCGCTGGCTATACATTTTCCGGGACCCATCCCTTTCGCCAATGAGTAACCCTTGATCGTGAACTGGTGTGAACCGTTAACCGTCTCGCTCACTGATTTCGATGCCGAGTCCTTGGAATCGTCCATGgtgcttttctttctttttctcattgagTTCCTCGAAACCCTAATTCTAGAAATTTCATTTCTCGGGTAAAATTTGGACAATTTTGTGAGAATAAAATGGGGAGAATTGAAGAGGTCAGGGCAATTTACATTGTGTAGTTGTGGTGATGGAGGTAACAGTGGTGGCGGTGGCGGCAGCGGCGGTGCTAAAATGACCGAAGGGAGATTGTGAAATagtttgtctttttttttattttgagatttttttttcttcggtGGAGTTTTTGGTTTGGATCAGACAGAAATTATATAATTTgtggaagaaaaaaaatagtatagtgttttttttttatgtaaaaattaaactatGTGTGTCCACTTTGATTGACTTTTTAGTACACTTACAAATGTCCGAGAATGATAGCATAAAATGAAATTAACTATGAAAATAAGAGGAAAATCGGAAAGTCGGATGGTTGAATCGAGAATTGATTTAAGtattaatttaaagtaaaatattagATCGGTTAATCTAAGAACTAGTACAGATCAATTGAATTAGACTAAAAATTGACTgaatcttattttttaattttaaatatatttttttatttttatgaatttttaaagagATACCGGTTGGACTGATAAATCGTTTGCCTAATAGGTTCGATCATAAGTCCGGCTCTGAAAACTTTGGAATCTTGAGCTTGATAACTCAAGATCCACATTTCTTTAACAATAATGTCAAAGTCTCATTtgcttattttcatataatatctacttttatctataatttttttctacctttaaattgaaagaaaaatgtaTTTGAGAGTGTTGAAACTCACTTCCTATTGGTTATTGCAATAGCAATGATGCTAACTAAATTAAAGCTTGatcgactttttttttttaagaaaaaacataaaatttattcatGAGAAAAAACATTAAAACAACAAACAGACTAAGGATACGGACAAAC
Coding sequences within it:
- the LOC107943594 gene encoding BTB/POZ and MATH domain-containing protein 3 isoform X1, with the translated sequence MRKRKKSTMDDSKDSASKSVSETVNGSHQFTIKGYSLAKGMGPGKCIASDIFTVGGYDWAVYFYPDGKNPEDTAMYVSVFIALASEGTDVRALFELTLVDQSGKGKHKVHSHFDRALESGPYTLKYRGSMWGYKRFYRRTTLESSDYIKDDCLIMNCTVGVVRTRLEGPKQCSIHVLPSDMGQNLKALLESEVGCDITFQVGDEAFKAHKLILAARSPVFRAQFFGLVGDPNIDKVVVKDVEPSVFKAMLLFIYSDKFPDIQEITGSGSTCMSTNMVQHLLAAADLYNLDRLKVLCEAKLCEKLNADTVATTLALAEQHHCSQLKAVCLKFAATPANLGAVMQSEGFRHLEESCPSLLSELLKAFASVEECASMLSSKKRSGSSVYRIDLAAEVHVAEPVNPNDRRVRRR
- the LOC107943594 gene encoding BTB/POZ and MATH domain-containing protein 3 isoform X2, whose product is MRKRKKSTMDDSKDSASKSVSETVNGSHQFTIKGYSLAKGMGPGKCIASDIFTVGGYDWAVYFYPDGKNPEDTAMYVSVFIALASEGTDVRALFELTLVDQSGKGKHKVHSHFDRALESGPYTLKYRGSMWGYKRFYRRTTLESSDYIKDDCLIMNCTVGVVRTRLEGPKQCSIHVGDEAFKAHKLILAARSPVFRAQFFGLVGDPNIDKVVVKDVEPSVFKAMLLFIYSDKFPDIQEITGSGSTCMSTNMVQHLLAAADLYNLDRLKVLCEAKLCEKLNADTVATTLALAEQHHCSQLKAVCLKFAATPANLGAVMQSEGFRHLEESCPSLLSELLKAFASVEECASMLSSKKRSGSSVYRIDLAAEVHVAEPVNPNDRRVRRR